Within the Thermostichus lividus PCC 6715 genome, the region TGATCTGATTCGTCGAACGGTGATCATGGAACTGATGTGTCAGTTCCAACTCTCGGTGCAGGATCTAGAAGCCAAGTATCACCTCAGGTTTGACCTCGACTTCAACGACTACTTTGCCCCCGTCTTGCCCCAGCTCGATGCCCTAGAAGCCGATGGCTTGCTGAAGCGCTCGCGGGATGGCATCGAAGTAACCCCCAGTGGCCGCCTGCTGATTCGCAACATTGCTGCTGTATTTGATGCCTACCTGGGCGATCGCACCGGCAACGTATTCTCCAAATCTATATAGATTGATATAGATTGATTATGACCACTAGTGCACCAAGTCAACCCACTCGCTATCCCCTCAACTGGCTGATTGTCTTCTTCTTCACCGCTGTCCATGCCTTAGCCATGCTGGCTCCTTGGTTTTTCTCTTGGTCGGCCTTGGGGGTGATGCTCCTGCTCCATTGGCTGTTTGGCAGCATTGGCATCTGCTTGGGCTACCATCGCCTGCTCAGCCACCGCAGCTTTCAGGTTCCCCGCTGGCTGGAATATGCGATCGCCCTAGTGGGGGCAATGGCTCTACAGGGCGGGCCGATCTTCTGGGTGGCCGGCCATCGACTACACCACGCCCATACGGAGGATGTGGAGCAGGATCCCTACTCCGCTAAGCGTGGCTTTTGGTGGAGCCACATGCTGTGGATGATCTATCCCCATCCCGACTACTTCAACTACGATCGCTACCAAAAATTTGCGCCTGACCTAGTTCGCCAAGGCTTCTACCGCTGGCTCAACCGCTACTTCATTCTGCTGCAACTGCCCCTCGCGATCGCCCTGTATGCCCTAGGCGGCTGGCCCTTCGTCATCTACGGTGTTTTCCTGCGGTCAGTGTTGCTGTGGCATAGCACTTGGTTGATCAACTCCGTCACCCATATGTGGGGGTATCGCACCTTTCACATCAACGATAATTCCCGTAACCTATGGTGGGCTGCGATTTTGACCTATGGCGAGGGCTGGCACAATAACCACCACGCCTATCCCCATGTGGCGAAGGCAGGCTGGCAGTGGTGGGAGATTGATGTCACGTGGTGGGCTATCTGGATATTGAAAACCCTAGGGCTAGCCCGGAACGTCGTAATGCCGACGGAGACGGCTCTCGCCCTCGCTGCGCAACCGGTGCGGCGATCGCCCTAAATCGACAAACCAAATCTATTCGAGGGATAGGAGCATTGAGGGAGAACTTGCTATCAAGGGTTGATCCCTTTCAGGGCGGCTCAAGCCTACAGAATATGACGCACCCCCCACCCATCCCCACATCAACCGCCGCTGTGGGGTTAGGCATAGCCATGGGTTTGGAGGAAGGGGATATCAATGGTTGAGTCGGTTGCTGGTGCCGCTGAGCGCCCCAACAGTTTATGGGTATATTTCCCAAGGAGATCGGCTTCTAAGTTCACGGCATCCCCAATCTGAAGAAACTGGAGGGTTGTTTCCCGATAGGTATGGGGAATAACCGCCACCGTAAATTCATCCCCCAGTTCATTACAGGCAGCCACCGTCAAGCTAATGCCGTTGATGGCAATACTGCCCTTGGGAATGATGTACGTAGCAACGGCTAGGGGTGCGGCAACGGTCAGCTCCCAACTCTCGCCAGTGGGGGCGATCGCCCTCAGAGAGCCCACCCCATCCACGTGACCGGTTACAAAATGCCCACCCAGTTTATCCCCGACCCGCAATGCTGGCTCCAAATTGACCGCCGCACCTTGCTGGGCTTTTTCCCCTAGGGTCGTGCGCTGGAGCGTCTCTGGAGAGACACTCACCCGAAAGCTGCTGCGATCAAAGGTTTCCACCGTCAGGCACACCCCATCCACAGCAATACTATCGCCAATAGCCATCTCCTTGAGAAACGGTGCCATCGCCGCAGTAATGAGCAACTGGTGCTCGGAGTGCCACTGCACCTGTCCAACCGCTTGAATAATGCCTGTAAACATCAGCAACCCTTAGAGAGTTCGTAGATAGCGTAGGGAGCCACTCGAGTTTCATCGAGCCAATCCTCCCCTGTTGCGAGGGGCGTGTAGAGCTGACAGGTGGTGAAGCCCGCCTGAGCAAAGGCCTGACGATAGTCTGCCTCGCTCCAGAACGTATCCGTCACAACTATGTTTTCGGGTAACAACCGTGCCTTGACCTGCTGACCTGAGCGTAGCGGCGGTTGGTTTTCGGGAAAATTCACCTCACAACTCAGCCAACGATGACTGTAAAACTCTGGGGTCGTGGTCACCACCCAACCTACGCCATTGGGCTTAAGAACACGGCAAATTTCCGCCATAACATTGATGAGTGTGGCATAGTCAGCAATTTCCAACACCATCCATGTTGAGAGAAACACATCAAACTGACCATCAGCAAAGGGAAAGGGGTGATTGGCGTTGGACTGCACATAGTGGCCATGGGGATCCTGCTGCCGCGCGTAGGTAAGCATGGCCTCATTCACATCCAGACCAGTGACCTCTAGCCCCAAAGACTTCAAAAAACGGCTCGATCGCCCCGCTCCACAGCCAACATCAAGCGCCTGCCCACAACAACCAAGTGCTTGAATCCGTGCGGCCACTTGGTCAAAGGCAAGGCGATCGCTGCCTTGAATGCCGCGCTGGGCAAACTCCGCAGCACTATAGGTATAGTCTGTACTGTTGCCCGTCATTGCAGTGGCCTAAACTGTCATAATATCTTTTTCTTTTTCTGCGAGCAGGGCATCTACTTTGCTGATGTACTTATCGGTTAACTTCTGAAGCTTATCCTGTAGATCCTTGACTTGATCTTCAGACAGCTCACCTGCTTTCCCTTGTTTTTTCACCTGATCGATAGCATCGCGGCGGATATTGCGAATCGCAACTTTACCATTTTCAGCAATTTTGGCGGCTGTTTTCACTAATTCTTTGCGGCGTTCGGTAGTGAGGGGGGGAATATTTAAGCGCACACTGGTGCCGTCATTGTTGGGGGTTAAACCCAGATCCGACAGTTGAATCGCTTTTTCAACAGCGGCAAGGCTGGAGCGATCGTAGGGCTGAATGAGAATTGTTGTTGCATCGGGGGTGGAAATAGTAGCTAAGGAGCGCAGGGGCGTTTCAGTGCCGTAGTAATCCACCATCACCCGGTCTAGTAAGGCCGCATTGGCGCGACCCGTGCGGATACTATTAAAGTCGTGCTGGGTTGCTTCCACGGATTTTTGCATCCGCTCTTCGACATCAGCTAATTTCACAGGAGCCTCCAACCATCGTACCAATGGGTTCCCCAGTCAACGCACGGTAGATATTGCCCGCCGTTTCTAAGCTAAACACAATGATGGGGATATCATTATCTTTACACAGGGCGATCGCCGTACTGTCCATGACCGCCAAGTTATGGGTCAGGGCGTGGGTGTAGGTTAACGTTCGATAGCGTCGGGCATTTGGGTTTTCTTGAGGGTCGGCATCATAGACCCCATCCACCTTGGTTGCTTTGAAAATAACTTCGGCATCAATTTCTGCGGCTCGCAGCGCAGCGGTAGTATCCGTGGTAAAAAAGGGATTCCCAGAGCCAGCGCCAAAGATCACCACGCGGCCTTTTTCCAGATGGCGGATAGCGCGGCGACGAATGTAGGGTTCGGCAATCTCCTGCATCGCGATCGCCGTCTGTACCCGGGTGGGCACATTCATTTGTTCAAGGGCATCCTGCAGGGTCATGGCATTCATCACTGTGGCAATCATGCCAATGTAGTCCGCCGTTGCTCGATCCATGCCAGCGGCAGCCCCCTTCATCCCCCGAAAGACGTTGCCACCGCCCACAACAATAGCTGTTTGTACCCCTGCTTGAACCACTTGGGCAATTTCACTGGCAAAGGCCTGAACTACTTTCGGGTCAATACCGTAGTTGAGGCCACCCATGAGGGCTTCACCGCTCAATTTGAGCAAGACGCGGCGGTAGTTAGGACTCATGGCAAAGACTGTCGCACTCCAATAGCTCCCCATCAACCATAGCAGGTTCAGTTACCGCCGCAGTAGCCTACACAGAGGGATAGCTTGGTAGCCCCGTACTAAAGTACGGGGAGGAAAAGCTACCTAGCAACTTTAGTTGCTCTGTGCTAATCTATACTTAATCGCCATCCTTGGTGAAAAACCCAATCGGCGACAGTTGTTACAAGTAAGCAGAACTTTGGGGCTTTGCCTCAAGGAACTGTGTAGGGGCGGTTTGCTCACGCCTTTACGAGTTCGTTTGTGGACTGCGTAAGAATCCCCCGACTTTAGTCGGTGGGAGTGTCAAGGTTGCCATTCTCAGCGGAGGCGTTCCTAAAAATTGTCTGGAAAAGCAATGGGGTTGGCCGCCGCCTGTAACCGCCGCTGCACCTGTACCAGATGGGGGCTATAAAGGGGCAGCGGTTCCGTAAGCTGATGGGGGCGCAAACCCTGCTCAAGAACGTAGGCGGCCACCGTGCCTGTGCCAGCCCCCACCGACCACTCGTAGGGGTGCACCCGATAGGCCGCAGCCGCAATATGGCTGGTGGCAATATTTTTGCCGGTCACCAGTAAATTATTGATGCGGGGGGGAATCAATGCTCGCAAGGGCACTTGGAACGGATAGGTTTGACCAGCCCCTTGACGTTCTCGCGGGCGTTCAATATTACCTGCAGCTTCTGGGGGTGTTGCAGCATACAGGGATGAAAATCAATGGGATAGTAGCCAATGCCAATACTGTCGGGATAAAGTCGCGCCCGACGCCGCCATTGCATCTGACTCAGGGGAAGCACACCGCGAGCAACCGCCAGTCCCTGCAACCCACCCATGCGAATCGCTAGTTGTTGGAACTGCTCTGCACCGAGAGTCTGGGGATAGTAAGGATCTTGCCAGTAGGGCTTTGCAGAAATATCAATCTCATCAATACTAAACCCCGCTGGCCAGCCCCCCTGATAGCGACCCACCAACCGTCGCCCTTCGCGAATATAGGGGAATTTAGACAGGCCATGAGCCGTGCCCATCGGCGAATCATACCCCTGTAGATAGCGCAGATAGGGGTTGGGTTGCTTGATGTTATCCCCTAAGACTGCATCGGTGGTGCCAGTGGCCAGCCAGTAAAAGTAATTCCGTGCCAGTTCTTCTGCTGCCGCTAAGCCAGCAATCCGCCAGCCTCCCTGCCAGCGTCGGGGTTGGAGTTGACCACTGGCCAGCAGTTGCGATCGCGTCAACAATAAATTATCCATCGCCGTTCCTGGGCCGTAGTCATTGCCCCGCTCCCAGTTTTGCATCGAAATATCCCCCACACTGACTTGTCGGGAGCCTTGAGCGGGCTGAGCACTAAAAATGCGCCGATAGGTGAGCACCAATACTGGCTCTTGGCCAAAACGCAAATGGGCATAGCTGTAAAAGGGGGCAAAGCGATCGTAACTGGCGGGACGGCGATAGGTTTGAGGCTCAGCCATGACCTCAAGGGCAAAGGTATAGGTAATGGCTTGGGGGCAGTAGGGATAGGGAACAGGACTAGAGGCGGACGGGTTGTCCACGCTCACAGGATCAATCCCCAAGCGATAGGGGAGATCCGCCAAGGCCAGCACCTCTCCTGTTTCAGTGGCTTCAATCACCATCCAGTCGCCCGCGGTGGGGGGCTGAAAATTGAGAATGGTTTTGCTCAACCGTGGTGAGTCTTGATCGCTGTAAATGTCTGCCAGAGTTTGGGAGAGGGGGTCGGTATTTAGCGGTGGGGCTTGGGGGGCACGTCGGTGTTGAATGCCGCGCACATGGCGGATGAGTTGCCCGGGTTGCTGTGGATCGTCTGCGGGGGTGATCTCCTGCACCACTGTATTGAGAAACACCTTGAGGGTGCCCCGCCCCTGAGCCGCCATTTCTTGCAGCAGGTCACTCACAAGGGTTGCCCCCACTGCTGGCAGAAAGCAAACCTCACTGACCCAGCAATCTCCCGGGCGGTTTTGGGCAATGATGCGGCGACGGAGTTGGCTATAGCCAGCGGGAAACCACCACTGTTGTCGCTGGCGCAGTTGTTCATCGAGGGCAGAGGTGCCCTGGGCTGACAGTTGCCCCCCCAACCAATCGGTGATTTCGGTAAGGCAAACAGTTTTGCCGTAGCGTAATCCTTCGTAAGCAGTGGCCACGCCAGCTAAGCCACCGCCAATCACTAAAATGTCGCACTCAACGGTTTGGGGAGCGGCAAGGGCACGCTGGTTAGACAGCGGGGCGATCGCCACCAAGCAACCCATTAACCACCCATAGCAAGTCCGCATGGGGCAAGTTCTCCTGACGTGACTCTCGCAACGACTGTGCCAGCCAGCACCGCAAGTTTGCCCCTAGGCATGGGGGTAGAACTTAACGGCGCGGTCGTGCCAATTTCTGTACTATACTTAGACCCGTAAGCCATGTCACTCATCAGCGTTAGGAACGAGCGTCAGGAAACTAATCGCATGAATGAATTTGAAACATCGCCAGCCACGGAAACAACCCATACAGAAGCCTCCGTTCTTGAGGTGGACACAACTCCAGCCGGCAGTTTAGCTGGACGTGAACCCGCAACACCCGCCCCTACGGTGGGAGGGTTAACCGATGAGCAGTGGCAACAAGCCCGCGAAAAGCTGTACTGGGTGCTGACGGTCTTTCCCGATCAGGTGAGTACATTTTTGGGAGAGTACAAGCAACCCCTACGGACGCTGCTGATTATTTTGGCAACGGTTCCCTTTGTGGCACTGGCGATCGCG harbors:
- a CDS encoding riboflavin synthase, producing the protein MFTGIIQAVGQVQWHSEHQLLITAAMAPFLKEMAIGDSIAVDGVCLTVETFDRSSFRVSVSPETLQRTTLGEKAQQGAAVNLEPALRVGDKLGGHFVTGHVDGVGSLRAIAPTGESWELTVAAPLAVATYIIPKGSIAINGISLTVAACNELGDEFTVAVIPHTYRETTLQFLQIGDAVNLEADLLGKYTHKLLGRSAAPATDSTIDIPFLQTHGYA
- a CDS encoding acyl-CoA desaturase; protein product: MTTSAPSQPTRYPLNWLIVFFFTAVHALAMLAPWFFSWSALGVMLLLHWLFGSIGICLGYHRLLSHRSFQVPRWLEYAIALVGAMALQGGPIFWVAGHRLHHAHTEDVEQDPYSAKRGFWWSHMLWMIYPHPDYFNYDRYQKFAPDLVRQGFYRWLNRYFILLQLPLAIALYALGGWPFVIYGVFLRSVLLWHSTWLINSVTHMWGYRTFHINDNSRNLWWAAILTYGEGWHNNHHAYPHVAKAGWQWWEIDVTWWAIWILKTLGLARNVVMPTETALALAAQPVRRSP
- a CDS encoding FAD-dependent oxidoreductase, which encodes MRTCYGWLMGCLVAIAPLSNQRALAAPQTVECDILVIGGGLAGVATAYEGLRYGKTVCLTEITDWLGGQLSAQGTSALDEQLRQRQQWWFPAGYSQLRRRIIAQNRPGDCWVSEVCFLPAVGATLVSDLLQEMAAQGRGTLKVFLNTVVQEITPADDPQQPGQLIRHVRGIQHRRAPQAPPLNTDPLSQTLADIYSDQDSPRLSKTILNFQPPTAGDWMVIEATETGEVLALADLPYRLGIDPVSVDNPSASSPVPYPYCPQAITYTFALEVMAEPQTYRRPASYDRFAPFYSYAHLRFGQEPVLVLTYRRIFSAQPAQGSRQVSVGDISMQNWERGNDYGPGTAMDNLLLTRSQLLASGQLQPRRWQGGWRIAGLAAAEELARNYFYWLATGTTDAVLGDNIKQPNPYLRYLQGYDSPMGTAHGLSKFPYIREGRRLVGRYQGGWPAGFSIDEIDISAKPYWQDPYYPQTLGAEQFQQLAIRMGGLQGLAVARGVLPLSQMQWRRRARLYPDSIGIGYYPIDFHPCMLQHPQKLQVILNARENVKGLVKPIRSKCPCEH
- a CDS encoding CAAD domain-containing protein; its protein translation is MNEFETSPATETTHTEASVLEVDTTPAGSLAGREPATPAPTVGGLTDEQWQQAREKLYWVLTVFPDQVSTFLGEYKQPLRTLLIILATVPFVALAIAILEVVNAIPLLAPTCQLIGFGYGTWFLYRYVLFDSGRRELTQKVNDYKARILGDTTSTPS
- the pyrH gene encoding UMP kinase, whose protein sequence is MSPNYRRVLLKLSGEALMGGLNYGIDPKVVQAFASEIAQVVQAGVQTAIVVGGGNVFRGMKGAAAGMDRATADYIGMIATVMNAMTLQDALEQMNVPTRVQTAIAMQEIAEPYIRRRAIRHLEKGRVVIFGAGSGNPFFTTDTTAALRAAEIDAEVIFKATKVDGVYDADPQENPNARRYRTLTYTHALTHNLAVMDSTAIALCKDNDIPIIVFSLETAGNIYRALTGEPIGTMVGGSCEIS
- a CDS encoding class I SAM-dependent methyltransferase, translated to MTGNSTDYTYSAAEFAQRGIQGSDRLAFDQVAARIQALGCCGQALDVGCGAGRSSRFLKSLGLEVTGLDVNEAMLTYARQQDPHGHYVQSNANHPFPFADGQFDVFLSTWMVLEIADYATLINVMAEICRVLKPNGVGWVVTTTPEFYSHRWLSCEVNFPENQPPLRSGQQVKARLLPENIVVTDTFWSEADYRQAFAQAGFTTCQLYTPLATGEDWLDETRVAPYAIYELSKGC
- the frr gene encoding ribosome recycling factor, which gives rise to MKLADVEERMQKSVEATQHDFNSIRTGRANAALLDRVMVDYYGTETPLRSLATISTPDATTILIQPYDRSSLAAVEKAIQLSDLGLTPNNDGTSVRLNIPPLTTERRKELVKTAAKIAENGKVAIRNIRRDAIDQVKKQGKAGELSEDQVKDLQDKLQKLTDKYISKVDALLAEKEKDIMTV
- a CDS encoding FAD-dependent oxidoreductase; translation: MPLRALIPPRINNLLVTGKNIATSHIAAAAYRVHPYEWSVGAGTGTVAAYVLEQGLRPHQLTEPLPLYSPHLVQVQRRLQAAANPIAFPDNF